The following proteins are encoded in a genomic region of Synergistaceae bacterium:
- a CDS encoding endonuclease III, whose amino-acid sequence MKKQLHIKDILDALERTWGNEKAPSPELRHEEPLDGLMLTLLSQNTNDKNRDKAFERLKAEYPTWEKVAAATVENIADVIRTAGLGDTKAKHMKLILEILNEKFGSYSIKKLAGWDAVEAREFLVSLPGVGLKTAACVLVFDLDMPAFPVDTHVARISRRLGWVPEKMPPDKIQEYLEGVLPPSRFRGAHLNIIRHGREICHARKPVCRECSISKWCNFLKGLDG is encoded by the coding sequence GTGAAGAAACAGCTGCACATAAAAGATATACTTGACGCGTTGGAGCGCACATGGGGCAACGAGAAGGCCCCATCTCCGGAGTTGCGCCACGAAGAACCGCTTGACGGACTTATGCTCACCTTGCTGTCTCAGAACACCAACGATAAGAACCGTGATAAGGCATTTGAACGACTCAAGGCAGAATATCCTACTTGGGAGAAGGTGGCGGCCGCTACGGTCGAGAACATAGCGGATGTGATACGCACAGCTGGTCTTGGGGATACAAAGGCAAAACATATGAAATTGATACTTGAGATTCTCAATGAAAAATTCGGCAGCTATTCAATAAAAAAACTTGCCGGGTGGGATGCTGTGGAAGCCAGAGAGTTTCTCGTTTCGCTTCCAGGTGTTGGCTTAAAGACCGCAGCGTGTGTGCTGGTTTTTGACCTCGACATGCCTGCATTCCCAGTTGATACACATGTGGCCAGGATAAGCCGCAGGCTTGGGTGGGTACCGGAAAAAATGCCGCCGGACAAGATACAGGAATACCTTGAGGGGGTCCTTCCTCCGTCGCGTTTCCGCGGGGCGCACCTCAATATCATCAGGCATGGCAGGGAAATATGCCATGCGAGAAAACCCGTTTGCAGGGAATGTTCGATAAGCAAATGGTGCAACTTTTTAAAAGGCCTTGACGGATAG
- a CDS encoding AAA family ATPase has protein sequence MSLLEDKKLTVTKLRRCADIDALGFKTTKGLDKLEGLIGQERAVHAMNFGLSVQSKGYNIFVVGEPGSGRTSYAMEELKRCAVSMPAPDDWVYVYNFDESGIPLAINLPAGKGKDLAKDAETVIEDLQSALAKAFDNNEFEDNKAQLVKVFQEEVNRLMEELRKWAESRKFAIKRTPQGFVNLPLIFAPPVKNEEESSAETKQQADAPDAKPAEPVLREMQQEEFEKLSVEEQEVLQKASEEISQKTLETLRMIREREKDLKEKISELEGQICRNAIEPIISEFRAKFMPNKKLGAWIDDLTEDIVANFSMFLAAARDESAEVDFSRYEVNAFVCNNPNDGAPVIREMNPIYYNLVGKVEYESRQGNLYTDFRRITPGAMHRANGGFLLLEAEELLRQFMSWDALKRVLRCRELTIENLGEQLGYVPVSSLRPEAIPIDMKVVVVGTPYLYYLLNIYDPEFQKIFKIKADFDTDMLRTPEAEKQVAQFIAGFVVHEGKLNFTAAAVAEIIEWASRLVENQNRMCTQFNKIGEILVEATAWAKTEGKKLVGANHVIKAIDEKVFRSNMLEEKVLDEYRDGVIRIDTKGSVIGQINGLTVAQLVDHSFGAPVRITANVFMGKEGIVNIEREVSMTGPIHNKGLLILSSYLGRTYAQDYPLSISASITFEQTYGGVEGDSASSTELYCMLSALSGVPLKQNIAVTGSVDQFGNIQPIGGVNEKIEGFFRYCKVFGLTGEQGVMIPHQNEQHLMLSHEVIEAVKKGKFSIWSVATINEGIEILTGVKAGEPDAKGDYPADSIHGRVRSCLESWIERSYRHKKKMQDIVDPPNKKGKDRKKIKIYPETEQ, from the coding sequence ATGTCCCTTTTAGAAGATAAAAAACTTACAGTTACAAAACTCCGCCGCTGTGCTGATATCGATGCTCTTGGTTTTAAGACGACCAAAGGGCTTGATAAACTTGAAGGCTTGATAGGACAGGAGCGTGCAGTCCATGCAATGAACTTTGGCCTTTCAGTACAGAGCAAAGGCTACAATATCTTTGTGGTAGGAGAGCCCGGAAGCGGGCGGACATCCTACGCAATGGAGGAGCTTAAACGTTGTGCCGTTTCGATGCCTGCGCCCGATGACTGGGTATATGTCTATAATTTTGACGAGTCCGGCATCCCTCTTGCAATAAACCTTCCAGCCGGCAAAGGCAAAGACCTTGCCAAGGATGCGGAGACAGTTATAGAAGATCTGCAGTCGGCGTTGGCGAAGGCGTTTGACAACAACGAGTTTGAGGACAATAAAGCTCAGCTTGTCAAAGTGTTTCAGGAAGAGGTCAACCGTCTCATGGAAGAACTGCGTAAATGGGCCGAATCCAGGAAATTTGCCATCAAGCGTACGCCACAGGGTTTTGTAAATTTACCTTTGATCTTTGCACCACCCGTAAAAAACGAGGAAGAATCCTCGGCGGAGACTAAACAGCAGGCAGATGCTCCGGATGCAAAGCCAGCGGAACCAGTACTACGGGAGATGCAGCAAGAGGAATTTGAAAAACTCTCCGTAGAGGAACAGGAAGTGCTTCAGAAGGCCTCCGAAGAAATATCTCAGAAGACATTGGAGACTTTGCGTATGATACGTGAGCGAGAGAAAGACCTTAAAGAAAAAATAAGCGAGTTGGAAGGACAGATATGCCGTAACGCTATAGAACCGATAATCTCCGAGTTCAGGGCAAAGTTTATGCCTAACAAGAAATTAGGGGCATGGATCGACGATCTAACTGAGGATATTGTGGCGAACTTCAGCATGTTCCTTGCTGCTGCACGCGATGAGTCCGCAGAGGTGGACTTCTCTCGCTATGAGGTCAATGCGTTCGTATGCAACAATCCGAATGACGGCGCACCCGTCATACGTGAGATGAACCCTATCTACTATAACCTGGTGGGTAAAGTCGAATATGAAAGTCGACAAGGCAACCTTTACACTGACTTTCGCAGGATCACTCCCGGAGCTATGCACAGGGCAAACGGCGGATTCCTGCTTCTGGAAGCAGAAGAACTGCTTCGTCAGTTCATGTCGTGGGATGCGCTGAAACGTGTACTTCGCTGCAGGGAACTGACTATAGAAAATCTCGGAGAGCAGCTGGGATATGTTCCCGTATCTTCTCTTCGGCCTGAGGCCATCCCGATAGATATGAAGGTTGTAGTTGTCGGGACGCCATACCTTTATTACTTGCTTAATATATATGACCCTGAGTTCCAGAAAATATTCAAAATTAAGGCTGATTTTGATACTGATATGCTGAGAACGCCGGAGGCAGAGAAGCAGGTCGCACAGTTTATTGCTGGATTTGTTGTTCATGAGGGGAAACTTAACTTTACTGCTGCTGCGGTGGCTGAGATTATTGAGTGGGCTTCGCGCCTTGTCGAAAACCAGAACAGGATGTGCACGCAGTTCAATAAAATAGGAGAAATACTTGTAGAAGCTACTGCCTGGGCTAAGACCGAGGGCAAAAAACTTGTCGGCGCCAATCATGTTATAAAGGCAATAGACGAGAAGGTATTCCGCTCAAATATGCTTGAGGAAAAGGTTCTTGATGAATACAGAGATGGCGTAATAAGGATAGACACAAAAGGTTCAGTCATCGGACAGATAAACGGTCTCACTGTTGCGCAGCTTGTCGATCACAGTTTTGGTGCCCCAGTGAGGATTACAGCCAACGTATTCATGGGTAAGGAAGGCATAGTCAACATAGAGCGTGAAGTCAGCATGACCGGCCCGATACATAATAAAGGGCTTCTCATACTTTCCAGCTACCTCGGGCGTACCTATGCACAGGACTACCCGCTTTCAATATCTGCGAGTATTACTTTTGAGCAGACGTACGGCGGAGTAGAGGGAGACAGCGCCTCTTCAACAGAACTCTACTGCATGCTGTCGGCTCTTTCCGGAGTGCCACTCAAGCAGAACATAGCAGTCACAGGTTCCGTCGACCAGTTTGGAAACATCCAGCCTATTGGCGGTGTCAACGAAAAGATAGAAGGTTTCTTCCGTTACTGCAAGGTCTTCGGGCTTACCGGTGAGCAGGGGGTTATGATCCCACACCAGAATGAACAGCATCTCATGCTCAGCCATGAGGTTATCGAAGCCGTTAAAAAAGGTAAATTCAGTATATGGAGTGTTGCAACCATAAATGAAGGCATTGAGATCCTTACAGGTGTCAAGGCAGGCGAGCCGGACGCAAAGGGAGATTATCCTGCGGACAGTATCCACGGCAGGGTGAGATCGTGTCTGGAAAGCTGGATAGAGCGTTCTTACAGACACAAGAAGAAAATGCAGGATATTGTTGACCCGCCCAATAAAAAGGGCAAAGATAGGAAAAAAATAAAAATCTACCCCGAGACGGAGCAGTGA
- the tnpB gene encoding IS66 family insertion sequence element accessory protein TnpB yields MFDHSGKQIYLICGPTDMRKGRDGLSAIVNLQHVCDSYESAMFIFCSRTQTKNPDRYNSYAVLACMCYKYRKLPLAQNSCFIYR; encoded by the coding sequence ATGTTCGATCACAGCGGCAAACAGATTTATCTGATCTGCGGTCCTACGGATATGCGCAAGGGAAGAGACGGCCTGTCCGCTATTGTAAATCTTCAGCATGTTTGCGATTCTTATGAGTCCGCCATGTTCATCTTCTGCAGCCGCACTCAAACAAAAAATCCAGATAGATATAACAGCTATGCAGTTCTTGCGTGTATGTGCTATAAATATCGTAAATTACCCCTTGCACAAAACAGCTGTTTTATTTATCGTTGA
- a CDS encoding efflux RND transporter permease subunit gives MKIIEVSLRRPVTVLICTIALIIFGSYSYMNMGVERMPNVEFPIVVVRTIMEGASPAIIDNDVTDVLEARINTIEGIKSLSSSSYEGRSIIVIEFDLDRDVDDAAADVRGKVSMAAGRLPDDADTPQVDKYDPADRPIMNVAVKNDGRTDMKTLARYVDKVVTERLQTVKGVGGVQLAGFRDREIRIWINTDSLEAYNITAKEIKSAIYTKHVELPAGRIETATKEYGIRLEGEYSSVAELEYLPIAVRNGAVIRLRDVARIEDGLEDKRSGAIYEGRPTVMVQIRKQKGANEVLLSRMVNERIKELNQTAPPGTSLAVMQDNAKFIMRSMNGVFWDILASIMLTSMIMFIFLKTIRATIVAVITIPVCLLGSLSVLYWMGITINNMSMMGLSLSVGMVVDATTVVMENITRHRDMGKTPYRAAQDGGGEVAFAVLAGAATTLAVFVPVAFMGGIMGRFFNSFGVTVATTITISLIISLTLTPYLCSRILGKKIEGPVQKKLEKPFVWIEDKYSGVLKYAVTHRKSVLIGALALFLLGIGFALTLGTEFFPSEDQGRLRVQIELPADSSLEMTESVVKDMVDMIQADERVAYTYGIVGSGGGEEVYKASINMELIDRGSRPAASVVMKQLRGKLSVFRDVDIKMGTWGGSDITLVIQGPTSEALAEIGELIKKDLAENARGLVDITTDLQMNKPRINLSLNRALADDLNINIRDLSDELLTWFGGDDAGSFNQDGYRYDIRVRAEGSGRDDPEKLKNTLVRTNDGQLIRAEGLLSSSIGMSPNVIKRYNRQRSLQLGANVEGVSPGEGILIMEEMFRKYAPQDGTFTITPAGDSENMKESFYYMSIALVFAIILVYMVMAIQFESFIHPFTVMFSLPLMTAGSFGLLALAGLRISVMSFMGIILLVGVVVNNAILLVDFINQLRAKGMNKIEAVLEAGPLRLRAILMTTVSTMFGSLPVALALSEGGETRQPMSVAVIGGLFTSTMLTLIVIPVVYLLLDDIKDKASAAINRYRAYRRFNRTAQSRALNSK, from the coding sequence ATGAAAATTATTGAAGTCTCTCTACGAAGACCGGTTACGGTCCTTATCTGCACAATAGCTCTGATCATATTCGGGTCCTATTCATACATGAATATGGGCGTAGAGCGAATGCCAAACGTCGAATTCCCCATCGTTGTGGTGAGAACGATAATGGAGGGCGCTAGCCCGGCAATTATCGACAACGATGTTACAGACGTGCTTGAGGCAAGGATAAACACGATAGAGGGCATCAAAAGCCTCAGCTCAAGCAGCTACGAAGGCCGTTCGATAATCGTCATCGAGTTCGACCTGGACAGGGACGTGGATGACGCGGCCGCTGATGTCCGGGGTAAAGTCAGCATGGCGGCCGGACGTCTTCCTGATGACGCGGATACCCCTCAGGTCGATAAATACGATCCGGCTGACAGACCGATCATGAATGTTGCAGTCAAAAACGACGGCAGGACTGACATGAAAACGCTTGCCAGGTACGTTGACAAAGTCGTCACGGAACGCCTGCAGACTGTCAAGGGCGTCGGCGGAGTCCAGCTTGCCGGCTTCCGTGACAGGGAGATAAGGATATGGATAAATACTGACAGCCTGGAAGCCTACAACATAACGGCAAAAGAGATAAAATCGGCGATCTACACAAAACATGTTGAGCTTCCGGCCGGACGAATAGAGACAGCTACCAAAGAATACGGGATCAGGCTTGAAGGGGAGTATTCCTCTGTCGCTGAACTTGAATACCTTCCGATCGCTGTAAGGAACGGTGCGGTCATAAGGCTCAGGGACGTTGCAAGGATCGAAGATGGCCTTGAGGACAAACGGAGCGGCGCCATTTATGAGGGCAGGCCTACTGTAATGGTCCAGATCCGCAAGCAGAAGGGAGCAAACGAGGTCCTTCTCTCACGCATGGTCAACGAGAGGATAAAGGAGCTCAACCAGACCGCTCCGCCGGGGACCAGCCTTGCAGTCATGCAGGACAACGCTAAATTCATCATGCGTTCGATGAACGGGGTCTTCTGGGACATATTGGCCTCGATAATGCTCACATCCATGATAATGTTCATCTTCCTTAAAACGATAAGGGCAACGATAGTTGCTGTCATCACCATTCCCGTCTGTCTTCTGGGAAGCCTTTCGGTCCTTTACTGGATGGGAATAACAATTAACAACATGTCCATGATGGGACTTTCTCTGTCGGTTGGAATGGTCGTTGACGCTACCACTGTCGTAATGGAAAACATAACGAGGCACCGTGACATGGGCAAGACTCCATACAGAGCGGCGCAGGACGGAGGAGGAGAGGTCGCTTTCGCAGTACTGGCAGGAGCAGCTACAACTCTTGCAGTATTCGTCCCCGTAGCCTTCATGGGCGGCATAATGGGACGTTTTTTCAACTCTTTCGGCGTTACTGTCGCTACGACTATAACCATATCACTGATAATATCGCTCACTCTTACCCCGTATCTCTGCTCAAGGATCCTCGGAAAAAAAATAGAAGGTCCTGTGCAGAAAAAACTGGAAAAACCATTTGTATGGATAGAGGATAAATACAGCGGAGTATTAAAATATGCAGTGACTCACCGTAAATCAGTGCTTATCGGAGCCCTTGCCCTTTTCCTCCTCGGTATAGGATTCGCATTGACCCTCGGAACTGAATTTTTCCCAAGCGAAGACCAGGGACGGCTGAGGGTCCAGATAGAGCTGCCGGCTGATTCATCCCTTGAAATGACCGAAAGCGTCGTAAAAGACATGGTCGACATGATACAGGCTGACGAGAGAGTCGCTTACACTTACGGGATAGTGGGCAGCGGCGGAGGCGAAGAGGTCTACAAAGCCTCCATAAACATGGAACTCATAGACAGGGGCAGCAGGCCTGCTGCGAGCGTGGTGATGAAACAGCTGCGCGGTAAGCTCTCTGTATTCCGGGATGTCGACATAAAAATGGGGACATGGGGCGGATCAGACATAACCCTAGTCATCCAGGGACCAACAAGCGAGGCCCTGGCGGAGATCGGTGAACTTATAAAAAAAGACCTGGCAGAAAATGCAAGAGGACTTGTTGACATAACGACAGACCTTCAGATGAACAAGCCAAGGATAAACCTGTCACTGAACCGCGCACTCGCAGATGACCTCAACATCAACATAAGGGATCTCTCCGATGAGCTTCTCACCTGGTTCGGGGGAGACGATGCAGGTTCTTTCAACCAGGACGGGTACAGGTATGACATAAGAGTCCGGGCTGAAGGAAGCGGAAGGGACGATCCTGAAAAACTGAAAAACACGCTCGTCAGGACAAACGACGGGCAGCTGATAAGGGCAGAAGGGCTTTTATCAAGCTCTATAGGTATGTCGCCGAACGTAATAAAACGCTACAACAGACAGAGGTCGCTCCAGCTCGGAGCCAATGTCGAAGGCGTCTCTCCAGGCGAGGGCATCCTGATCATGGAGGAAATGTTCAGGAAGTACGCCCCTCAGGACGGGACATTTACCATCACACCCGCAGGGGATTCAGAAAACATGAAGGAAAGCTTCTACTATATGTCCATTGCCCTCGTCTTTGCCATAATACTTGTCTACATGGTAATGGCCATACAGTTCGAATCTTTTATCCATCCATTCACAGTTATGTTCTCTCTTCCCCTGATGACTGCGGGGTCCTTCGGACTCCTGGCACTGGCGGGGCTCAGGATAAGCGTAATGAGCTTCATGGGTATAATCCTGCTTGTTGGAGTCGTAGTTAATAACGCAATACTGCTGGTCGATTTTATTAATCAGCTGAGGGCAAAAGGAATGAATAAGATAGAAGCAGTGCTGGAAGCGGGACCGCTCCGTCTGAGGGCTATCCTGATGACCACCGTTTCAACAATGTTCGGTTCCTTGCCTGTCGCACTGGCTCTCAGCGAGGGAGGAGAGACGCGGCAGCCTATGTCGGTAGCAGTTATCGGGGGCCTTTTCACCTCGACCATGCTGACACTCATCGTTATCCCTGTTGTATACCTCCTGCTCGACGACATAAAAGACAAGGCAAGCGCAGCAATAAACAGATACCGCGCTTACAGACGCTTCAACAGAACTGCTCAGTCAAGGGCGCTTAACTCCAAATAG
- a CDS encoding TolC family protein → MTKKKMILFSIALALFLTASGRSAEADAVDIYEAIELTLANNSGLKSLRQETIKAYAFQIQADGTLLPSLSANAYLDRQKESTTNDGERNDNKGARATLEQVVYSGGKNSAIRSQSKQVNNIAGMIIANGENSAVGEIYARFYNVLLQRERIKAEESAMNTSEQHLKEVSKMRELGLANSLEVIRAEQLLATNTANLSTAKGLYESAHISLMNYMGIPPEKRRQVTGELSVPEAEGSRQTSLEMAQANRADLKKLEEQLGYQKNQILIEKSGTRPQITFGASAGYLNPYLKDDRGDDTWMAELSVTVPIFDRNTARGNAIRAGAVLEQDKIALEQKELDIKSEVETAWTEIESTLNHLKASEKALELAKESLRLAEVGFREGVTPQLDLLNAQTSLTSARLDHARSQYNHLLAIVALKVTEGTVIEWTGERK, encoded by the coding sequence ATGACAAAAAAGAAAATGATCCTTTTCAGCATAGCTCTCGCCCTGTTCCTTACAGCTTCAGGAAGAAGTGCAGAGGCCGATGCCGTCGACATATATGAGGCTATCGAACTGACACTGGCAAATAATTCCGGTCTGAAATCTTTGAGGCAGGAGACGATAAAGGCATACGCCTTCCAGATCCAGGCTGACGGAACACTCCTTCCAAGCCTTTCTGCAAACGCATATCTGGACAGGCAGAAGGAGAGCACTACAAATGACGGGGAGAGAAACGACAACAAAGGCGCGAGGGCTACCCTCGAACAGGTCGTTTACTCCGGAGGCAAAAATTCCGCGATAAGAAGCCAGTCAAAACAGGTGAATAATATCGCAGGGATGATAATAGCAAACGGAGAAAACAGCGCTGTCGGAGAGATCTATGCAAGGTTTTACAATGTGCTTCTCCAGCGTGAAAGGATAAAGGCGGAGGAGTCTGCTATGAATACATCCGAGCAGCACCTCAAAGAGGTCAGTAAGATGAGGGAACTCGGACTGGCAAACAGCCTCGAGGTGATAAGGGCAGAACAGCTGCTTGCGACCAACACGGCTAACCTGAGCACTGCGAAGGGGCTTTATGAGTCAGCTCACATATCATTAATGAACTACATGGGCATCCCTCCCGAGAAAAGGCGTCAGGTGACAGGCGAGCTCAGCGTTCCTGAAGCGGAGGGCTCCAGGCAGACATCACTTGAGATGGCACAGGCAAACAGAGCTGACCTTAAAAAACTTGAGGAGCAGCTTGGATACCAGAAAAACCAGATATTGATCGAAAAAAGCGGTACAAGGCCCCAAATAACATTTGGAGCATCCGCAGGATATTTAAACCCATATCTCAAGGATGACAGAGGCGACGACACGTGGATGGCGGAACTGTCCGTCACAGTTCCCATCTTTGACAGAAACACCGCCCGTGGAAATGCAATAAGGGCGGGAGCTGTACTCGAACAGGACAAGATAGCACTCGAACAGAAGGAACTGGATATAAAATCAGAGGTTGAAACTGCATGGACAGAGATCGAGAGCACCCTGAACCATCTGAAGGCTTCGGAGAAGGCCCTTGAGCTGGCAAAGGAATCCCTCCGGCTTGCTGAAGTCGGCTTCCGTGAAGGGGTAACACCCCAGCTGGACCTGCTGAATGCCCAAACTTCGCTGACCTCTGCAAGGCTTGATCATGCACGTTCGCAGTACAACCACCTTCTTGCAATAGTTGCATTAAAAGTTACTGAAGGTACCGTCATAGAATGGACCGGGGAGAGAAAATGA
- a CDS encoding efflux RND transporter periplasmic adaptor subunit, with amino-acid sequence MTDKNNYGTYSKRISDKKRLMIIVAAAVILLAAIGIFSRREALFSQSSNGNGKQAAAVKIETVKADKTVRENIVQNTSIDAVDRVELLPRVTGRLEKLHVRQGDRVSKGQIIATLEHDQQDALIGSVRAQAASAKADTERAKAEMMNAKTTLDRYERLVKEGFSTQQQYDSVETAYSSARASYNAAIAKERQTAAELERVSSAKADYIIVAPIDGTVLNDFSLTTGAMISPNSPIMDIADLSRLKATLKVPESKIFVVKSGMPVFLKFDALPDKEFVGKVTRVDQYVDPSTRTSNVDIELDNRETGGQLRPGMFGQASIVEREIKNAVLIPENALHESETGYYVLLEEEGTAKLRVVSTGTRQGPLIHITEGLKPGDRVIIFGGSTLNDGDKVTVSGENNNKDNP; translated from the coding sequence ATGACTGACAAAAACAACTATGGCACTTATTCAAAGAGGATATCAGACAAAAAGAGGCTGATGATCATAGTCGCTGCGGCAGTCATACTGCTGGCGGCAATAGGGATATTCAGCAGGAGAGAAGCTCTCTTCTCACAGTCCTCAAACGGGAACGGCAAGCAGGCGGCGGCTGTGAAGATAGAAACGGTCAAAGCAGACAAGACCGTCAGGGAGAACATAGTACAGAACACCTCCATAGATGCGGTTGACAGGGTAGAACTGCTTCCGAGGGTGACAGGAAGACTCGAGAAACTCCACGTAAGGCAGGGGGACCGGGTCAGTAAGGGGCAGATAATAGCTACCCTCGAACACGACCAGCAGGACGCCCTGATAGGATCAGTACGTGCCCAGGCGGCATCGGCAAAAGCCGACACCGAAAGAGCAAAAGCTGAGATGATGAACGCAAAGACGACCCTTGACAGGTACGAGAGGCTCGTCAAGGAAGGATTCAGTACCCAGCAGCAGTATGATTCCGTAGAGACAGCTTACTCAAGCGCCAGGGCTTCCTACAACGCGGCGATCGCAAAGGAAAGGCAGACTGCCGCGGAGCTGGAGCGGGTAAGTTCGGCAAAAGCGGACTATATCATAGTCGCTCCTATAGACGGCACAGTGCTTAATGATTTTTCACTTACTACAGGCGCAATGATATCCCCTAATTCGCCGATAATGGATATTGCCGATCTGAGCAGGTTAAAAGCCACACTGAAAGTGCCTGAGTCAAAAATTTTTGTTGTAAAAAGCGGCATGCCTGTATTTCTTAAATTCGACGCTCTTCCGGATAAAGAGTTTGTTGGAAAAGTGACAAGGGTGGACCAGTATGTAGACCCCTCAACCAGGACCAGCAATGTAGATATCGAACTGGACAACAGAGAGACAGGCGGACAGCTGAGGCCGGGGATGTTCGGACAGGCTTCTATAGTGGAAAGAGAGATCAAAAATGCGGTGCTCATACCGGAAAACGCTCTCCATGAAAGTGAGACGGGATATTATGTATTGCTTGAAGAGGAAGGAACTGCGAAACTCCGTGTCGTTTCAACAGGCACAAGGCAGGGACCCCTGATCCACATCACAGAGGGACTAAAGCCGGGCGACAGGGTTATAATCTTCGGCGGAAGCACCCTTAATGACGGAGACAAGGTCACTGTGAGCGGAGAAAATAATAATAAGGATAACCCTTAA
- a CDS encoding histidine phosphatase family protein, whose product MLRHGESEWNKENRSTGWTDVPLSEKGLLEARSAGNVLKEKGFSLLTKHIHLFSKEP is encoded by the coding sequence TTGCTCAGACACGGGGAAAGTGAATGGAACAAAGAGAACCGGTCCACGGGATGGACAGACGTTCCGCTTTCTGAAAAAGGACTCCTCGAAGCGCGGTCCGCAGGCAATGTCCTGAAGGAAAAGGGCTTCTCGCTTTTGACAAAGCATATACATCTGTTCTCAAAAGAGCCATAA
- the amrS gene encoding AmmeMemoRadiSam system radical SAM enzyme: MTERMSGCNVLKWYGIIKMRCPVCIHHCSLKEGQTGFCRARKNENGRSVSINYGRLTSIALDPIEKKPLAKFYPGSMILSVGSFGCNMNCPFCQNYSISMASEKQVQTKYVSPGVLAEQAEVLKPDGNIGVAFTYNEPMIGYEYVRDTAIEVRKRGMKNVAVTNGCVMPEVLEEVLPWIDAYNIDLKGITEEYYRKLGGDLAAVKEFIVTAAKHAHVEITTLIVPCENDSADEMNELSAWIAGVDRSIPLHITRFFPCRNMLDRGPTDIQVLRELYVTAKRNLDTVLLGNV; this comes from the coding sequence GTGACGGAGAGGATGTCCGGCTGCAACGTTTTGAAGTGGTACGGCATTATTAAAATGAGATGCCCTGTATGTATACACCACTGCAGCCTGAAGGAAGGCCAGACCGGTTTCTGCAGAGCAAGAAAAAATGAAAACGGCAGAAGCGTCTCCATAAATTATGGCAGGCTGACCTCAATAGCACTGGATCCGATCGAGAAAAAACCGCTTGCAAAGTTTTATCCCGGCAGCATGATTCTGTCCGTCGGCAGCTTCGGCTGCAATATGAACTGCCCCTTCTGCCAGAACTACTCAATCTCGATGGCCTCGGAAAAACAGGTGCAGACAAAATATGTGTCTCCTGGCGTGCTTGCTGAGCAGGCAGAAGTGTTAAAACCTGATGGCAATATTGGTGTGGCCTTCACCTATAACGAACCGATGATAGGCTATGAGTATGTCCGTGACACAGCCATCGAGGTAAGAAAGCGTGGCATGAAAAACGTGGCGGTGACCAATGGTTGTGTAATGCCGGAGGTCCTGGAGGAAGTCCTGCCATGGATAGATGCTTACAATATTGATTTAAAAGGCATTACCGAAGAGTATTACCGCAAGCTTGGTGGCGATCTTGCCGCTGTGAAGGAGTTTATTGTTACAGCTGCAAAGCATGCTCATGTCGAGATAACGACGTTGATCGTACCATGCGAGAACGATTCTGCGGATGAAATGAACGAGCTTTCAGCCTGGATTGCCGGCGTGGACAGGTCTATTCCTCTGCATATAACAAGATTTTTCCCGTGCAGAAATATGCTGGACAGGGGTCCCACAGATATTCAGGTCCTCCGTGAACTTTATGTAACAGCAAAGAGAAACCTAGATACAGTACTGCTTGGAAATGTATAG